A region of the Denticeps clupeoides chromosome 12, fDenClu1.1, whole genome shotgun sequence genome:
accattggtgagcagtgggcagtcatgacaggtgcccgggagcagtgtgtggggacggtgcttttctcagtggcacattggcggatcgggattcaaaccgaagTTCCATCAGTCCACTCAGCAGCAGACACTGAAATGCGCTTAATTACTGAGGCGAGCGCGCAGGCGGGGACTCTAATGCATATTTATTCGAGCAGAGCGTTCGCAGTCTGGCGGATATCAATGTTTTCACACCCACGTGCACCCAGAAGGGGCAAGTTCACCAGCTGTGCGCAGTAGTGCAGGGTCTGGGGCACAGCACGCAAATACCTGGGACCCATCCAAACTTTTAGACAGCTTTGAGACAGCCCCAGGTCACTGGTCAGTCAGTTGTCTTTTGTATGTGGATCTACTCAAAATCTTCTTTTTAAGAGGGAGGGTCTCACCAGTAATCATGTAAACATCACCAGGATTCGTGGTCTTCATTATGTTCTTGATTTTTTGTTTCaaccaaacatgcaaaaaaaaaaaaaatggaagccCCATGGTACCATGATGGCTACCCCAGATCAAATGGTAGTGAGTTGTGACACTCATACGGTGAGCAGGCTGATCCCTAGGGGTGTTTTGgtaaagggtttttttttagtagttCAGAACATACCAAATGCATGTAAATTTTTTCAGGTGtgagtgtatttttgtgtgatgTGTATACAGTcttttatctattttgtagaaacacctgctattaacatgacgtttaattaatcaattggtgttagaaatagctcatatgaaaaactaaaactctaccaaatgatgtttaattcattgaaatgaattaaatttcATCAAGacaggtcaaattttggcaagacaaaagttttgtcgccgatacagaaattgaacaaatttactgcaaatacaaaaatatgtcagcaaatgaaGTAGTGGTGCTCTGaaatccaaatgtaatatcttgtctgacttccatgcttcctctttcatcctaacccacacatgctcagtgatgttcatgtctggtgactgggctggccgagcatcttgatcttctttgccttgaggaacttaaaatgaagtaattgtcacatgtgatacacagcagcacagcacacagtgtaatttgtcctctgcatttaacccatcatggcagccatgacaggcacccggggagcattgtgtggggacggtgctttgttcagtggcaccttggcggatcgggattcgaacaggattctgattatggggtcacttccttaaccgctaggccaccactgctttgatgtggagatggaagtatgtgatggagcaccatcctgctgcagaatttggcctctttcatggttgggaatataaaaaggtagctaagatttcttgatatttcagactattgatgtttcCTGCcacctgcagatctctcacacacccccatactgattcaaccatggaggccattttgagacaTTCCAACAAACTGTTCCAGTTGACACaaggacttcaggtgaccaggtcttgtggagctctgctgcagtggaaaatgtgctggccttggatttttgagcaaacaaacggtcctctcgagcagttgtcaaaaacatctccagtctcttcaaatcttgaagctgtctgccacatcagcagtggatctggtcttcagcctcttgataagcaacactttagtctcagggtgaatcttctagttacagttgatgtgaaggtctagtgttctgggtttctttttatacacctgagacctaattgatccattattagtcacaggtgacgctcatatgacaaggagacaacacttatgtctttgcaaaaatggactcaatgggctttacgaAGCTTAGAATACTTTtgaacagttttgttttgcactgaaacattattacaaaagctgttaggagtaaaatgagacatttgtttaaaaaaatcttgattagaaatatatttcagcagcacttgaggtcaatttgtacacaagtgacaagacttttgtcggGGACTGAATTATTGCATGATACAGGAGGAGGGGCTACAGCTGCGGTTACCCTGTAttaagtgaagtcattgtgaaacattgtagcacagcacgcggtgacacaatgaaatgtgtcctctgtatttaaccatcatcctgagtgagcagtgggcagccatgacaggcgaccggggagcagtgtgtggggacggtgctttgctcagtggcgcctcagtggcactttggcggatcaggtttcgaaacggcaaccttccaattagggggggcgcttccttaaccactaaggtattattggtgtgtttgatttatttttaaaatacctTTTTAATCACCTgtaaatatttgcatgtttttgaaTTCACTTTTtgagaaaaagaataaataaataacacttaaaaaaaaaaaaacacacataaaaacaagcACTATTTTTGGATCCACATTGTCGACCTCCTTTCTCCTCCGCCACCAGACTTCCTGCAACAGTCAAGTATTTACagtaatatgttttttaaaaaattatttaaatttatatttgaaGCCTTATGTGAACCTTTTTCTGGAACTTAATTGAACGGAAACTGATATTTGAAGTGGACCCAGCCTGATTCCAAACCTTGCTgatttatatagtttatttcTACAGGCCTTTTAAGTTTTATTCTTACTTTATCTTGGACTGGGGCAGAGGCTGCTATTTCACTTACATATTTGCAAATTATCTTCTGAAATACTTTTGcacttgtgtttttattaaaatgtgatttcatatgttaatattacaatttattgcaataaagCCATCAAGCTTAATTTCCAAATTCATGTTTTATGGGTCATTTTTGAAATTTCCTATGAGAACATATCATGTTAAAGCAGAAACTGCTGGTCAGGTCAGCTTTAATTATCTACTAGAAAAACccaagaaggtttttttttcacggCCAACTGCTTTATATAGCTTATAATAGTCAAACTTGTgtgcttggaaaaaaaaaaaaaaaggaaaaactgttGAGGCCTGGAGAGACatcaaaagataaaaataaaaaatccaaacACTTTTGATGTAACAAATGTGCCCTAAATCCCCAAAAGGTTTACTGCTATTCTTAAATTGGCACTGTGTGCCGCTATTCAAGCCAAGACCGGCCCGTCTGGTCAACATGACGGAACACAGCGGGAAATATTGCGGTCAGCTGGCTTCATGCATCCAGTGAAGAGGGAAACTCAAATTCCTGCACACAGCTGAtttcataaaatgttcattGGACTTTATGCTTTTTTGCTtacaatatgtgtttttaagAAGCAAACAGGTAGATCACACAATTGACTaggcctttatttttttaaaaagtaacaaTCCCACAAGAaccacattttgttaatgacCTAATTGCTGCATTTCCATGATGACAGTACTATGAAACTTATTGCAAAATCCCTCATTGGAATAAAAActaagcattaaaaaaaaaaaaaaaaaaaaataatatatatatatatatatatatatatatatatatatatatatatatatatatatatatatatttaattcaatGTGACAGACCACACGGAAACTGCTGATGGGATTCAAAAACTTTATTGTACACAAAAGGCAGAATTTAAGATCTGGGTCTTTCCTTCTTGCCTTTGTACAGAGCCAGAAGGGACACGTTGGCCACTTTCACCACCTTGAACCGCACACCGGGAATATCTCCAACGGCGTGTCCTTTACGACCAAATCCTGCCACCAGAACCTCGTCGTTTTcctaaaattacaaaaataaatgcacaatgaGGGAAAGCTTGAAAAGGGAATTTCTGCGCAACCTTTAAAAAGATGCAAACATTTAACTGAGCAGAAATtctgatgtgaaaaaaaaaaaaaaaaaaagaagatcagTTTCAAGGATGCAGTAAAGACAGTAGCAGATTCAACAAATTAATCAAACTCAATGAAAAGCAGACTTAGACATACAGACTTTAATGGACCATTTAGTACAACCTAAAGTGGCTAAAACTGAGAATTGTGCCATTCTAAGATTAAACTCCAAATTGTGTGGTGCAGTATGCTGTAGAAGAGCCTGCTCCTTGACCGACCTCGATGAAGTTCAAGCAGCCATCATTGGGGACGAACGCGGTGATCTTTTTGCCATTCTTGATCAGCTGGACCCTGACACACTTCCTGATAGCAGAGTTGGGCTGCTTGGCTTCGACGCCCCTGCGGAGGGAAGCAGAAGTGAATTTAAACGAGTGTGCTTGGCCACAGCCGAGGATCCTCACTGGGTTCTCACTGCTTACACTTTCTCGAGGACGATGCCCTTGGCGTGAGAAGCTCCTCCGAACGGGTTCGCCTTGAGAGCCGTGCCCAGGTGGGCCTTCTTGTACTGCTTGTCATGCCACTTCTGCTCACGACGGTGGTTCCGCAGCTTCCTGGCGGTACGCAGACCACGACACTTTCCTAAAGGGCGGAGGGACACGAACAATAAGTAACGAGACCATGGGGCGAAACGGGGATACTTGTAATCGAAATAAGTAATCCTTTTTATTGCttgtatgtacgtgtgtgtgtgtgtgtttaatctctttaaataaaatagagGAAGAACTCTTCTCTCCCGCGGACGCTAACCGCTAACCAAGCGACTAGCAAAGCTGCTAACGATCCAGCGGCGGCTACAAATTCTTCTTCAGAACCCCGCGAAATAAATCCACACCGTTAACCCCGGCGAGCGAGCTACGCGACACCGGCCGCCCCAGCGAGCGAGCGAGCTGCGCGACACTCGGCGCGACGGTGGGGGTGCGGGCTGACGCGGCGTGGCCCGAGCCCCACGTTGCGAGGCGGGGGAAAAGGCGCTTAAAACACGCGTCCATCGTCGTAAAAACGCTACCGTGACGAGTTAAACTGGATCGGTGAGGAGAAGGGTCGACTTTCTGCGCACTCCGCCCCGACCCCGGTTCACAGGAACTATAGTAAAACGTCGAATAACGCACGTACCCATGCTGATAGACTCCGAGCCACAGACGAAAAGAACGATCCCAGGATCCTCAGCGCCGATGTTCGCTCCGCAGGCCTAAAGGTGCCCCTTAataagcctgctttaaattgtttaactcaaagttctttttttcattaaacGTTTTACAGAtaatacttttaaaacagacCGCATTTTTTACATGCTAAATAAAATTCTTTAAGATCTTTCAGAATAGCCATCAAAAATGTCCTTACAAATGCCTGACTAAAAACAGTCGTCGAGACGGAATCATTCATCAGAATTTTAATAAGATTAATTAATTTTGACCTACGATATCATTTTATCacacattttctgtttatttatcacatttctCGTGACATGTTCATGGAAGCGATTTCTCAGTGTATAAAGTCCGGCGTTCATTGCACGGTGTATtagattttttcataaaattaaCTTTAAATCATATAGGAACCTTTAATGTGATTGATTGTATTTACTTGCtggacattttaaacaaatttaaaGTGTGTTCTGTGATGAAAACATCAGTTACAGCTGCTGGAGACAGAATTGTTTATTTGACCTTTATTTTACCACACAGGGTATTAATATGTGTTTACAGAGACAGCCTGACAAGTTccagaaaaaacacagagaaaaagaaagagatcCAACACATTGCTTTTGTCCCATGTAATGCAGTTATTATTGATCGAGGAAATTCTCTGTAATAAACCAGTAGATATGAAGTCGATATCAAATTGATTAGGCTTCATCCAGCACAAATGATACATAACATACTAACACCAGTCCACCGCCCCCATAATGTTCGGTTTATAGAAGGCGGTCGTGTTCTAGCCGTTTGTAATGTAGATTATTGATGAGTTTGAACGTCTGTGCTTCTCCCGGAGACTGTAGCCTATCAGACGCCGCGCCGACGCCTCTCCGTGCCGCATGGATGAGGGGGCTTCCAGGCCCGCGACGGCTCAGAAAACGAGCCCGGCGAAGCGTCTTCACCCACCGCCCCTTTCCTCGCAGCAGTGCGCATCAGCCTTGGAATGAGTTACCGGCCGCTTGGGGATGAAATCTGGGTCACCTGATCGCAATCTACAGTATCCAATCCTGACTCTGGCGCCACCGACGTGGATAATTAACCGCCGGAGCTGTTTAAGAAAACTTGGATTATTGATGGTGatgattatttttgttgttattgcGGGCGGAATAGGCGCCTGTGTATGAGTATGCGCGCGAGGTTcgtgggtgggcgtggccgtgaCGCACGACCGTCTCCGCCGCGCCCGCTCATTGGCCGCCGGCCGCGTCAATCACACAGCCCCAGGTCTCGACTATTATCGCCGCAGATTATGAAGAAGTCATCATCCGAAGCAGCATCATCTGTCCGTCTCGATGGCGCCGCGGACGATCGTGGCGTGTTTCGGCGTGTTCGCTTTTATTGCCCTGCGTCCCTCGTCGTCTCTCGATCAAGTGCCTGCCGtggtggggaggaggaggtAGGTGGCTGGGTGATGGAGAAGTCCCAACTCTCTTTGTTGTAATCGGGGCAAGGAGGGATGCTTTGCGGACGGCATTTGTGTGTCTTTACAGAAAATGTCGCCATAAAATGCCAGAAAACCtcaatcagtgtttttttttttttttgaggggggacAGGCTTTGTCTGTTGTAGGTGCGCTATAAATGAGCTTGGAACCTGATCTGGGCTCAGTCAGTGAAACCCTAGAGAAAATCCATTGGTGTTGGTCTGTTGGAATCAGTTTGCTGGGCAAATCCATATCTGCTACTAAAAAAGGAGGCTCACTGCTCACCTGGATTCGTGTTCCCGCTGCGGGAGAGTTGGACCATGGAGACACCATCTCTCCCCATCGTGCCCAGACACAAGTTACCagctcctctgcttttatcacCATGGGCCTGTGGAAAACACCCATAACACATTAttatctttacattttttaaatttcatttgcaACTTCTTGACACGAAATgtgtttggtttaaagttctaGTTTTGGTCCATCGTCATTTCTTTTGCACTTGGCCATAAATACCACTGTTTTTCATCCATTGTCTTTGAATGGGGGGGTTCATGTTTACTAGTAAAATAGGTATGTTTGAATCCTTTCCAGTTAATTATGGCTTGATGTATCAGATCATTTCTGGTTAGCTGGTCAGAATGGTGTGTTTAAAGACAATTGCATTACAAGATTTTGTGGCCAAGGCTTCGCAGTTATGAAATGTAACATCTGAGATGAAGCTTCTGAGATATTGAGGaatgaaaataaactaaatgtaAAGTGCAAACATTAACATGCAATTTTGAGATGACTGCATTTAACTAGTTTCCAACTTAACTTTCAACTATAATGGTAAATAATCGCGTTAGAATCGGTATGGCTCCTGTAGTTAACCTGCAGTTAAAGTTGTACATATTtggtttaaaatacatttttttcaacacCAGGTATAGTCTGAATGAAATTCAGAaacttatataataataataataatgaactcTTTATGTACAATGTTGCCCCACTCAGCAGGTTTgatatataatttattcatttccttAATACAGCCTGAAATGCTTAGAACCTTTGTTGGTCGCTGAAGTGTAGGCTACACagcgtatttaaaaaaaaacacacacaagatcagCAGAATGTCCCTGTGGTTGTGACCAGCAGGAGAAGATGTATAAACCCACCCTAAGAGAAGTATGATGGGACAATCAAAATCCCAATCGCTCATCACTTATTTGGGCATTTGAGGCAAACATTTGTTCACTTTTTGGCACTCCTAGTGTGCATCTAACACAACGTGGAATCATTCATTAGATcatttaagataaaaaaaaatattatatatttgtacTCGGAACACAACCATAAGCCTATTTGGTCATTTGATATAATGAAGTAAAGGTGATTCGTTTATTCAATGAACATAGTTGTTTTGTTATGTGACTGTGTCTCCATCTGCTGATTTCATATGAACCCATTAATCGcggagttgttttttttttttctttaatgcctTTTCTAATTGGCAACATATTGCCTCAAGGGCATTGGGCCTGTTAGGCTGCCTGCTTTAGCGCCTGCACAGATGGGACAGGGCCGCTACATGTAGGGCAGCGCGGGCTTTGCTGCTGTATTAACAGATTTGTCGAGTTTAAAGACGCGCAGCGGCGCTGCGCCGAATCTCGCGAGAACTGGCGCCGCCCGGCCGAACGCATCGATTATACAattgccccgccccgcccacgGGCGGCCCCGAATCGAAGTTGCCAAGTGCGCTGCTTCTACGCCTCATCTGGGCAGAATCACGAGC
Encoded here:
- the rps23 gene encoding small ribosomal subunit protein uS12 — encoded protein: MGKCRGLRTARKLRNHRREQKWHDKQYKKAHLGTALKANPFGGASHAKGIVLEKVGVEAKQPNSAIRKCVRVQLIKNGKKITAFVPNDGCLNFIEENDEVLVAGFGRKGHAVGDIPGVRFKVVKVANVSLLALYKGKKERPRS